The Enterobacter huaxiensis sequence CATCATCCCTTCGGCAAAACTGCGTGAAATCGCGCAGGGCGAGGCGTAAACTCCCCCGGCTAATTACATTACACTCTCCGGGGAATGGTATGACTGGTCAGTCTTCGTCTCAGGCGGCTACACCTGTTCAATGGTGGAAGCCCGCACTCTTCTTTCTTGTGGTCATTGTTGGCCTCTGGTATGTGAAATGGCAGCCGTACTACGGCAAAGCCTTCACCGCTGCCGAAACGCACAGCATCGGAAAATCTATTCTTGCTCAGGCTGATTCCAGCCCGCTTCAGGCGGCATGGGATTACGCCATGGTCTACTTTCTTGCCGTCTGGAAAGCGGCCGTCCTTGGCGTGATTCTGGGGTCACTGATTCAGGTGCTTATTCCGCGCAACTGGCTGGTGAAAACCCTGGGGCAGCCGCGCTTTCAGGGGACGCTGCTGGGCACAATCTTCTCTCTACCGGGCATGATGTGCTCCTGCTGCGCCGCGCCCGTGGCCGCAGGGATGCGCCGTCAGCGCGTGTCGATGGGCGGCGCGCTGGCGTTCTGGATGGGTAACCCGCTGCTCAATCCGGCAACCTTGGTGTTTATGGGCTTCGTGCTCGGCTGGCATTTTGCCGCCATCCGCCTGGCTGCCGGGCTGGTGACGGTGCTGGTCGTGGCGACGCTGGTGCAAAATCTGGTGAAGGATAAGGCGCCTGAGTCTGCCACGGTGGAGCTGGACATCAGCGAGCCGCAGGGCGGATTCTTTGCCCGCTGGGGTAACGCGCTGTGGCAGCTCTTCTGGAGCACCATCCCGGTGTATATCCTTGCGGTACTGGTTCTTGGCGCAGCGCGCGTCTGGCTGTTCCC is a genomic window containing:
- a CDS encoding permease, whose protein sequence is MTGQSSSQAATPVQWWKPALFFLVVIVGLWYVKWQPYYGKAFTAAETHSIGKSILAQADSSPLQAAWDYAMVYFLAVWKAAVLGVILGSLIQVLIPRNWLVKTLGQPRFQGTLLGTIFSLPGMMCSCCAAPVAAGMRRQRVSMGGALAFWMGNPLLNPATLVFMGFVLGWHFAAIRLAAGLVTVLVVATLVQNLVKDKAPESATVELDISEPQGGFFARWGNALWQLFWSTIPVYILAVLVLGAARVWLFPHADGAVDNTLLWVVAMAVAGCLFVIPTAAEIPIVQTMMLAGMGTAPALALLITLPAISLPSLIMLRKSFPAKALWLTAGLVALSGVIVGSIALL